One window of the Deltaproteobacteria bacterium genome contains the following:
- a CDS encoding carboxylesterase/lipase family protein: MKSGNLKRSKTLEIFLLTAAVSLAAVVMLVAGCAHLDAIKYNLEPIPKLEVLDGVVRNTTGGQIEGRVDKSLGILAWEGVRYAKPPLGDLRWKAPREPESWTGVMETKKSGSICTQGAKGCEDCLFLNIYRPDTVEKNLPVYVWIHGGSNKAGRAVDLNYFAKDANVVTVAIQYRLGPFGFFKHDALNTGNALDDSGIYGILDQIQVLKWVRKNITSFGGDPHNVTVAGESAGAGNIYGLLIIKEARGLFHKAICQSPGPSNMTLAEAKNYSVGYVKKLGLTSEGEQLAKDLRAVKTQDLIKAAPRGVNFRTIVDGKFIKDPFFCMIESGDYTKVPIIIGGNKNEYSLWMLLGRGPKKKWGKLWRITSKKRPKKVDDILNAEEKKSYALTNAMGGKIWQALKGHRAARLLRKHQKDVYVYDFRWGGAKGTDVEFVFGAAHANEIAYFNYNATFDIWAKNRSITKETKAAREALAKAMRTYYAQFLHTGNPNGKAKIPDWKPWSNEKDGVKTLNLDASSEPGSSELKVFMTKREYVFKDILQEIEDMTDETAKKFSLKIVNDFINGWIKDVPCK, encoded by the coding sequence TTGCGCCCATCTTGATGCAATCAAATATAACCTGGAGCCAATCCCAAAGCTTGAAGTACTCGATGGCGTGGTCCGAAATACAACAGGCGGCCAGATAGAAGGCAGAGTAGACAAATCGCTGGGAATTCTTGCCTGGGAAGGGGTCAGATATGCCAAACCCCCATTGGGCGACCTGCGCTGGAAAGCGCCTCGAGAGCCGGAAAGCTGGACCGGGGTGATGGAAACAAAAAAATCCGGTTCCATCTGCACCCAGGGAGCCAAGGGTTGCGAAGACTGTCTTTTCCTGAATATTTATCGTCCAGATACCGTTGAGAAGAATTTACCGGTCTATGTCTGGATCCACGGCGGCAGTAATAAAGCCGGCAGGGCGGTTGATTTGAATTATTTTGCCAAAGACGCCAATGTTGTAACTGTGGCAATACAGTACAGGCTGGGCCCCTTTGGTTTTTTCAAACATGACGCTCTGAACACGGGCAACGCCCTGGATGACTCAGGCATTTACGGCATTCTGGATCAGATCCAGGTCCTGAAATGGGTCCGGAAAAATATTACCTCCTTTGGCGGCGATCCTCATAATGTGACTGTAGCCGGAGAGTCGGCAGGGGCTGGTAATATCTATGGTCTGCTGATTATCAAAGAGGCCAGGGGACTTTTTCATAAGGCCATATGCCAGTCTCCCGGTCCGAGCAATATGACGCTTGCAGAGGCAAAAAATTACTCAGTCGGATATGTAAAAAAGCTGGGCCTCACCTCTGAAGGGGAACAGTTGGCCAAGGATCTGAGGGCGGTTAAAACCCAGGACCTTATCAAGGCCGCACCCCGTGGTGTCAACTTTCGCACTATAGTTGACGGGAAATTTATCAAGGATCCTTTTTTCTGTATGATCGAATCGGGTGACTACACCAAAGTGCCTATCATCATAGGTGGGAACAAGAACGAATACAGCCTCTGGATGCTCCTCGGCAGAGGCCCCAAAAAGAAGTGGGGCAAGCTGTGGCGAATTACTTCTAAAAAGAGACCGAAAAAAGTAGACGATATTTTGAACGCTGAAGAAAAGAAGAGTTATGCCTTGACCAATGCCATGGGTGGCAAGATCTGGCAGGCGCTCAAGGGGCATAGAGCAGCCCGCTTATTGCGCAAACACCAGAAGGACGTGTACGTCTATGACTTCCGGTGGGGCGGCGCCAAAGGCACTGACGTGGAGTTTGTGTTCGGGGCCGCACATGCCAATGAAATCGCGTATTTCAATTATAACGCTACTTTCGATATCTGGGCTAAAAATCGGTCAATTACCAAAGAAACTAAGGCGGCCAGAGAGGCGCTGGCCAAGGCCATGAGGACCTACTACGCTCAGTTTCTCCATACGGGCAACCCGAACGGGAAAGCCAAAATCCCGGATTGGAAGCCCTGGTCAAACGAAAAGGACGGCGTAAAAACGCTGAACCTGGACGCCTCATCCGAACCGGGCAGCTCTGAGCTCAAAGTCTTCATGACCAAGCGGGAGTATGTCTTTAAAGATATACTTCAGGAGATTGAGGACATGACTGATGAAACGGCTAAAAAGTTTTCGCTGAAAATTGTCAATGACTTTATCAATGGCTGGATAAAAGACGTACCCTGTAAGTGA